The Gemella haemolysans genome includes a region encoding these proteins:
- a CDS encoding APC family permease codes for MSELKRTIGFMPAFMTVIGSVIGAGVFFKAAVIYKTTGTMSLGLLAWILAGIITICAGLTVAELAASIPEVGGMVVWIERTYGKTAAFLLGWAQSVIYFPAMIAALAVIFSTQVLNLLNLDKAWHLPIAFAAAASLMFLNFLGGKIGGVIQTVATICKLIPLIVIIAFGLFQSDSQPLQLFPVEAGKDISFASGLGGALLAAMFAYEGWTNVGSMAGEMKNPKKDLPRAIFLGLAVVMAVYVLINVAYLMTLPLDHVAGNQTVASEVAAKLFGGIGGKIITIGILISVYGAINGFSMAGIRVPYAMAKSEQIPFKNVWTKLNKGAVPVNAGLLLLVIAFLMMLTGSFDMLTDLLVFVMWFFYTATFLAVIILRKKEPKLERPYRVPLYPIVPIIAILGGVYTLVSTLISQTSLAMGGIALTLIGLLFYTELHKKFKK; via the coding sequence ATGAGTGAGTTGAAAAGAACGATAGGTTTTATGCCTGCCTTTATGACGGTTATAGGCTCGGTAATAGGAGCAGGTGTGTTTTTTAAAGCAGCTGTTATTTATAAGACTACAGGGACGATGAGTCTAGGGTTACTAGCGTGGATCCTTGCTGGTATTATTACGATTTGTGCAGGTCTTACAGTTGCGGAACTTGCAGCGTCTATTCCTGAAGTTGGAGGGATGGTCGTTTGGATAGAAAGAACTTATGGGAAAACTGCTGCGTTCTTATTAGGATGGGCGCAGTCGGTAATTTATTTCCCTGCGATGATTGCAGCACTTGCGGTTATTTTCTCTACACAAGTTTTAAACTTATTAAATTTAGATAAAGCATGGCATTTACCTATAGCTTTTGCAGCAGCTGCATCATTAATGTTTTTAAACTTTTTAGGTGGGAAAATTGGAGGGGTAATTCAGACAGTAGCTACTATTTGTAAATTAATACCGTTAATAGTAATTATTGCATTTGGATTATTCCAAAGCGATTCACAGCCGCTACAATTATTCCCTGTAGAAGCGGGGAAAGATATTTCATTTGCTAGTGGATTAGGTGGGGCTTTACTTGCTGCGATGTTCGCATATGAAGGATGGACTAACGTAGGAAGTATGGCAGGAGAGATGAAAAATCCTAAAAAAGATTTACCAAGAGCAATCTTCTTAGGTTTAGCTGTTGTTATGGCGGTCTATGTACTAATAAATGTAGCTTATCTTATGACTTTACCTTTAGATCATGTTGCAGGTAATCAAACTGTGGCTAGTGAAGTAGCTGCGAAGTTATTTGGTGGTATTGGTGGTAAGATTATCACTATTGGAATATTAATCAGTGTATATGGAGCGATTAACGGATTCTCAATGGCTGGGATTCGAGTACCTTATGCAATGGCGAAAAGTGAACAGATTCCATTTAAAAATGTATGGACGAAGTTAAACAAAGGTGCTGTGCCGGTGAATGCAGGATTATTACTTTTAGTAATAGCATTTTTAATGATGCTGACTGGTAGTTTTGATATGTTAACTGATTTATTAGTATTCGTAATGTGGTTCTTCTACACTGCAACATTCCTTGCGGTAATTATACTACGTAAAAAAGAACCAAAATTAGAAAGACCATATAGAGTACCTTTATACCCAATAGTTCCTATAATAGCTATTCTTGGTGGGGTGTATACTTTAGTAAGTACTTTAATCTCACAAACATCATTAGCTATGGGAGGAATAGCCCTAACATTAATAGGATTATTATTCTATACAGAATTACATAAGAAATTCAAAAAATAA
- a CDS encoding DUF2812 domain-containing protein: MKYKYVPVFISYDKVADKMNRFAAKGYEYDKEVIVAIRMKKVSETSDKQYKFIFDKQFTPEIEEYYKATGWKLHKFQFYDLFRLAEGTSSSYPIYTDTETELEFVKYRLLRFIVLFVLTNIIGVLYFTNIKWVINSGIPDLLAMLIGGLIGGIFGYCIGGLGMFVSKYFKLKKEIKNNDE; this comes from the coding sequence ATGAAGTATAAATATGTTCCTGTATTTATAAGTTATGATAAAGTAGCGGATAAAATGAATCGCTTTGCTGCTAAGGGATATGAATACGATAAAGAGGTTATAGTGGCAATTAGAATGAAGAAAGTCTCAGAGACTAGCGACAAGCAATACAAATTTATCTTTGATAAACAGTTTACACCTGAGATAGAAGAGTATTATAAAGCAACTGGTTGGAAGCTTCATAAGTTTCAATTTTATGATTTGTTTAGGCTAGCTGAAGGGACTTCTAGTTCGTATCCAATATATACTGATACCGAGACGGAATTAGAGTTTGTTAAGTATAGATTGTTAAGATTTATAGTTTTGTTTGTTTTAACAAATATAATAGGGGTATTGTATTTTACTAATATTAAATGGGTAATTAATAGTGGAATACCTGATTTATTAGCCATGTTAATAGGTGGATTAATAGGTGGTATATTTGGTTACTGTATAGGAGGACTTGGAATGTTTGTGTCGAAATATTTCAAGTTGAAAAAAGAAATAAAAAATAATGATGAATAA
- a CDS encoding ABC transporter ATP-binding protein, which translates to MILEFKNVEKSFGNKKVLKGVSFTAKSGVANGYLGRNGSGKTTSFRILLDIFKPDKGEILLDGKPLDHNKVKIGYLPEERGMYDGVGLVDQLTYFGMLKGMKKKAAQTEAKKWLEYFELEDNKQALKTLSKGNAQKIQIIQSVMNDPDILVFDEPFSGLDPVNVSKLKEIITDFIKKDKLVIFSSHQMPVVETFCEDINILEKGEITLSGNLDYIKKQLGHGKMILSVSNLEKEELLANLRSIPLGIEYSLVPEGVLLDFKEEGSKKELLAKLAGSSFNIEEFKLYKPSLEDIFKEQVGK; encoded by the coding sequence ATGATTTTAGAATTTAAAAATGTAGAGAAAAGCTTTGGGAATAAGAAGGTTCTTAAAGGTGTTAGCTTCACAGCGAAAAGTGGGGTAGCTAACGGATATTTAGGACGAAATGGTAGTGGTAAAACTACAAGTTTTAGAATTTTGTTAGATATATTTAAACCTGACAAAGGGGAGATTTTACTAGATGGGAAACCTTTAGATCACAATAAGGTAAAAATTGGGTATCTACCAGAAGAACGCGGAATGTACGATGGAGTTGGATTAGTAGATCAGCTTACGTACTTCGGAATGCTAAAAGGTATGAAGAAGAAAGCAGCACAAACAGAAGCGAAAAAATGGTTAGAGTACTTCGAATTAGAAGATAACAAACAAGCATTAAAAACATTATCTAAAGGTAATGCACAAAAAATTCAAATTATTCAAAGTGTTATGAATGATCCGGATATTCTTGTTTTTGACGAACCATTCAGTGGACTTGATCCGGTGAACGTATCAAAGTTAAAAGAAATAATTACAGACTTTATCAAAAAAGATAAACTAGTTATTTTCTCATCTCACCAAATGCCAGTTGTAGAAACTTTTTGTGAAGACATTAATATACTAGAAAAAGGGGAAATTACTTTAAGTGGAAATCTAGATTATATTAAAAAACAACTTGGGCATGGAAAAATGATTTTGAGTGTTAGTAATTTAGAAAAAGAAGAATTGCTTGCTAATCTAAGATCTATACCATTAGGTATCGAATACTCATTAGTACCAGAGGGAGTGCTTCTTGATTTTAAAGAAGAGGGATCTAAAAAAGAACTATTAGCAAAACTTGCAGGAAGTAGCTTTAATATAGAAGAATTTAAACTTTATAAACCATCGTTAGAAGATATATTCAAAGAACAGGTAGGTAAGTAG
- the trpB gene encoding tryptophan synthase subunit beta codes for MTNLENNLNNLKGYFGEFGGSFVPEVVQKALDELEAAYDKYKDDEEFLAEYAHYLKDYSGRETPLYYAESLTNHLGGAKIYLKREDLNHLGAHKLNNVIGQILLAKRMGKKKVIAETGAGQHGVATAAAAAKFGMECEIYMGALDVERQRLNVFRMEMLGAKVHAAQEGEKTLKEAVDAAFKAWIENIDDTFYVLGSAVGPHPYPTIVKDFQKVISKEAKRQILEKEGRLPDLVVACVGGGSNAIGAFAEFIPHEEVALLGVEAAGRGLDTDRHAATLTLGTVGVVDGMKTYALFNEDGSVKPVYSISPGLDYPGIGPEHSFLKDAKRAEYVSATDDEAVDALLLLTRTEGIIPAIESSHALAEVIKRAPKLDKDKIIIVNVSGRGDKDVAAIADYLENRNK; via the coding sequence ATGACAAACTTAGAAAATAACTTAAACAACTTAAAAGGATACTTTGGAGAATTTGGAGGAAGCTTCGTACCTGAAGTTGTACAAAAAGCTCTAGATGAACTAGAAGCAGCTTATGACAAATATAAAGATGATGAAGAGTTTTTAGCAGAATACGCTCACTACTTAAAAGATTACTCAGGACGTGAAACTCCACTATACTACGCTGAGAGTTTAACAAACCACCTTGGTGGAGCAAAAATTTACCTTAAACGTGAAGATTTAAACCACCTTGGGGCACACAAACTTAACAACGTTATCGGACAAATTTTACTTGCAAAACGTATGGGTAAAAAGAAAGTTATCGCTGAAACAGGAGCAGGTCAACACGGTGTAGCTACTGCCGCTGCCGCTGCGAAATTCGGTATGGAATGTGAAATCTACATGGGAGCTCTTGATGTAGAAAGACAAAGACTAAACGTATTTAGAATGGAAATGCTAGGGGCAAAAGTTCACGCAGCTCAAGAAGGAGAAAAAACTCTTAAAGAAGCTGTTGACGCTGCATTCAAAGCATGGATTGAAAATATCGACGATACTTTCTACGTACTAGGATCAGCAGTTGGACCTCACCCATACCCAACTATCGTAAAAGACTTCCAAAAAGTTATCAGTAAAGAAGCAAAACGTCAAATCCTAGAAAAAGAAGGACGTCTACCTGACTTAGTAGTAGCTTGTGTAGGTGGTGGATCTAACGCAATCGGAGCTTTTGCTGAGTTCATCCCTCACGAAGAAGTAGCATTACTAGGAGTTGAAGCTGCTGGTCGTGGTCTTGATACAGATCGTCATGCAGCAACACTTACTTTAGGAACTGTTGGAGTTGTTGATGGTATGAAAACTTACGCACTATTCAACGAAGATGGTTCAGTAAAACCTGTTTACTCAATCTCTCCAGGATTAGACTACCCAGGTATCGGACCTGAACACTCATTCCTAAAAGATGCAAAACGTGCTGAATACGTAAGTGCAACTGACGATGAAGCTGTCGATGCCTTACTTCTATTAACTAGAACAGAAGGAATTATCCCAGCGATCGAAAGTTCACACGCACTTGCAGAAGTAATCAAACGTGCTCCAAAACTAGATAAAGATAAAATAATTATCGTTAACGTATCTGGACGTGGAGACAAAGACGTAGCCGCAATTGCAGACTACTTAGAAAATAGAAATAAATAA
- a CDS encoding ABC transporter permease, whose translation MKNFSTVFNFELKQFFAKKATKVIMAIYFVIAIGITFVPSIANSNLFKGDSNDNFNRSAYVVKDVSIKLDDLKEAKKYDNKEALEKDIKDNKLDEGIVLTKDSYEYLSKQSIFSKGGSEFKEAFGKNVEKLVYKQNGLDYDKVNNVKSHLPQPVPVNVSGDSDAQTQAVNVVVVYVLTFIVYMTVIQFGSVVATNVVKEKSNRAMELLVVTVSPRTLIVGKVLALSVAVLIQMGLIIGGLFAGLKINGSKYSDNIKHILQNVDLKVLGVGLAFALTGFVMFMFMYAAFASLVSKIEDVNGAITVPMLLFMGAFFVNYYIMGSTGDTKLAEILSYVPFTSYFVMFTRYAISHVSIHDLAVSYGILVASTLIVALLSVRVYRLATLRYGQKLNFFKLLFGK comes from the coding sequence ATGAAGAATTTTAGTACAGTATTTAATTTCGAGTTAAAACAATTTTTCGCAAAGAAAGCGACAAAAGTTATTATGGCAATATACTTCGTTATCGCTATAGGTATAACATTTGTACCATCGATTGCGAACAGTAATCTTTTCAAAGGTGATAGCAATGATAATTTCAATCGTAGTGCTTATGTTGTAAAAGATGTAAGTATAAAATTAGACGATTTGAAAGAAGCTAAAAAATACGACAATAAAGAAGCTTTAGAAAAAGATATTAAAGATAATAAACTTGATGAAGGTATCGTCTTAACAAAAGATAGTTATGAGTATTTATCTAAACAATCTATCTTTAGTAAAGGTGGTAGTGAATTCAAAGAAGCTTTTGGAAAAAATGTAGAAAAATTAGTCTATAAACAAAACGGTTTAGATTATGATAAAGTAAACAATGTGAAATCACATCTTCCTCAACCTGTACCTGTAAATGTAAGTGGAGATTCTGATGCTCAAACTCAAGCGGTGAATGTAGTAGTAGTTTATGTTCTTACATTTATCGTCTATATGACAGTAATTCAATTCGGTAGTGTTGTTGCGACAAACGTTGTTAAAGAAAAAAGCAATAGAGCGATGGAACTGTTAGTAGTTACTGTAAGTCCAAGAACACTTATCGTAGGGAAAGTACTAGCTTTATCAGTTGCGGTACTTATTCAAATGGGGTTAATAATTGGTGGATTATTCGCAGGTCTAAAAATTAATGGTTCTAAATATAGTGATAATATTAAACATATTTTACAAAATGTAGACTTAAAAGTTCTTGGTGTGGGATTAGCGTTCGCCTTAACTGGATTTGTGATGTTTATGTTTATGTACGCTGCATTCGCTTCACTAGTTAGTAAGATTGAAGATGTCAATGGAGCGATAACTGTGCCGATGTTACTGTTTATGGGAGCATTCTTCGTAAACTACTATATTATGGGTTCAACAGGAGATACTAAACTTGCAGAGATTTTATCATATGTTCCATTCACATCATACTTTGTAATGTTTACACGTTATGCGATAAGTCATGTTTCTATACATGATTTAGCAGTATCTTATGGTATTCTAGTCGCAAGTACATTAATAGTAGCCCTTCTTAGTGTTAGAGTATATAGACTAGCAACATTAAGATATGGTCAAAAATTAAACTTCTTCAAATTATTATTTGGTAAATAG
- a CDS encoding putative holin-like toxin, with product MSPYEIVQTIIGINLLIATIVGVCLTAFKNDNKK from the coding sequence TTGTCACCTTACGAAATAGTACAAACTATTATTGGTATAAATCTATTGATTGCAACAATAGTTGGAGTGTGCTTAACAGCGTTCAAAAATGACAATAAAAAATAA
- a CDS encoding DUF2812 domain-containing protein: MSKYKVIHTFALTNKRFMRKLERYSARGWHFKKFLVFFILLEKGEKINYKYELVYDKKFDAEREDFYKFNGWKVVRNSFFWQILRGEPTATTLYTDNLSEEYMWLYRIRFNGKIMLGCFFLALITHLINKFLMPSEVIDFITGMSFGFGLGLGAVNIAFFIKYLFLKRRKD; this comes from the coding sequence ATGAGTAAATATAAGGTGATACATACATTCGCTTTAACAAATAAAAGATTCATGAGAAAGTTAGAAAGATATAGTGCTAGGGGCTGGCATTTTAAAAAGTTTCTAGTATTCTTCATTTTATTAGAAAAAGGAGAAAAAATTAACTATAAATATGAATTGGTATATGATAAAAAGTTCGATGCTGAACGAGAAGATTTTTATAAGTTTAACGGTTGGAAAGTAGTTAGAAATAGTTTTTTCTGGCAAATATTACGCGGAGAACCTACGGCAACTACACTATATACAGATAATTTGAGTGAAGAATACATGTGGCTATATAGAATAAGATTTAATGGGAAAATCATGTTAGGATGCTTTTTTCTAGCTTTGATTACACATTTAATAAATAAATTTTTAATGCCATCTGAAGTAATTGATTTTATTACAGGAATGTCTTTTGGCTTTGGTCTAGGACTAGGTGCTGTAAATATAGCGTTCTTTATAAAATATTTATTTTTGAAGAGAAGAAAGGATTGA